The Listeria monocytogenes genome window below encodes:
- a CDS encoding hydroxymethylglutaryl-CoA reductase, degradative, whose translation MNAFDKFYKKTVEERHAILAEYAGLNEEEQAFLASTGALSFDKANHMIENTIGIYSLPLGLGMNMLLNDKRYVVPMAMEEPSVVAAQSAGAKLIAQNGGITGSATKRKMIGQIELISVSDIQAAKENIIANEEQLIAIANQAHPSLQKRGGGAVEIQVRTAQTAHDEALFIVHLLVDTQEAMGANMVNTMVEALAPELEMLTNGIANMRILSNLVDEATATAVCRINPESLATKNQSGEWVRDRIIAAYEFADADIYRAATHNKGIMNGIDAVIMAFGNDWRAVEAASHAYAARTGSYKPMSKWSKDAEGYLVGELTLPMPVAFVGGSIGIHPIATLSKKIARVESAKELAMLVCAVGLTQNLSALKALVTEGIQRGHMSLQAKSLAMTAGAEADEIEKVATFLQESKQLNVVAAKEFITKLRSGN comes from the coding sequence ATGAATGCTTTTGATAAATTTTATAAAAAAACAGTAGAAGAACGACATGCAATTTTGGCGGAATATGCAGGCCTAAATGAAGAAGAACAAGCATTTTTAGCTTCTACAGGGGCGCTTTCTTTTGATAAAGCGAATCATATGATTGAAAATACCATTGGCATTTATTCGCTGCCGCTCGGATTAGGAATGAACATGCTTTTAAATGATAAACGTTATGTGGTACCCATGGCGATGGAAGAGCCTTCTGTTGTTGCGGCCCAAAGCGCTGGGGCAAAACTTATTGCACAAAATGGCGGGATAACTGGAAGTGCAACAAAACGAAAAATGATTGGTCAGATTGAGTTGATTTCTGTTTCTGATATCCAAGCAGCAAAAGAAAACATCATCGCGAACGAAGAACAACTAATTGCTATCGCTAATCAAGCTCATCCATCGTTACAAAAGCGTGGCGGTGGTGCAGTTGAAATTCAAGTCAGGACAGCACAAACAGCCCATGACGAAGCGTTATTTATTGTTCATTTACTCGTAGATACCCAAGAAGCAATGGGCGCGAATATGGTCAACACCATGGTCGAAGCGCTAGCACCAGAATTAGAAATGTTGACGAACGGCATAGCTAATATGCGTATTTTATCTAATTTAGTAGATGAAGCGACCGCAACTGCTGTTTGTCGGATTAATCCAGAAAGCTTAGCAACCAAAAACCAGAGTGGCGAATGGGTTCGTGATAGAATCATTGCCGCATACGAATTTGCCGATGCAGACATTTACCGAGCAGCAACACATAATAAAGGAATAATGAATGGTATTGATGCGGTAATTATGGCGTTTGGGAACGATTGGCGCGCGGTAGAAGCGGCAAGTCACGCCTACGCAGCTAGAACAGGAAGCTACAAACCGATGTCTAAGTGGTCAAAAGATGCGGAAGGGTACTTGGTTGGGGAATTAACGTTACCAATGCCAGTAGCCTTTGTAGGCGGTTCTATTGGTATCCACCCAATTGCAACACTTTCGAAAAAAATTGCTCGCGTTGAATCAGCGAAGGAATTAGCAATGTTAGTATGTGCCGTTGGATTAACACAAAATTTATCAGCTTTAAAAGCACTCGTAACAGAAGGCATTCAACGCGGTCATATGTCACTACAAGCAAAATCACTAGCCATGACGGCTGGAGCAGAAGCAGATGAAATCGAAAAAGTAGCCACATTTTTACAAGAAAGCAAACAATTAAATGTAGTTGCTGCAAAAGAATTTATTACCAAATTACGCAGTGGAAATTAA
- the nifJ gene encoding pyruvate:ferredoxin (flavodoxin) oxidoreductase, producing the protein MRNRKTMDGNTAAAYISYAFTEVAAIYPITPSSTMAELVDEWSAKNKKNLFHEPVKVVEMQSEAGAAGTVHGSLQAGALTSTYTASQGLLLMIPNMYKIAGELLPTVFHVSARTISAASLNIFGDHSDVMAARQTGFAMLAEGSVQEVMDLSAVAHLASLKGSLPFLNFFDGFRTSHELQKVEVLEYDELENLLDKEALQQFRNRAMTPNNPKTLGSNQNPDIFFQQRETVNGYYEDIPSIVQNYMQEINQLRGTDYDLVNYYGAEDATDVIVAMGSVTPVIEQVIDYLTTQGKKVGLINIRLYRPFPAENFLAKLPKTVERVAVLDRTKEPGSGGEPLLLDVQSVLYDCETRPLVIGGRYGLGSKDVTPDQILGVYSHLTTEKPKPRFTIGITDDITNLSIENTGPSDLTSEKTFQCKFWGFGSDGTVGANKAAIKIIGDNTDLYAQGYFSYDSKKSGGLTVSHLRFGEKRIRSAYLIQQADFVSCSTSAYLRSYDLLKGLKPGGTFLLNTIWEGAQLERHLPAAMREYIAKNNIQFYTLNAMRIAGEAGLGRRINTIMQTAFFQVTDILPFEKALADLKESAIATYGKKDMAVAEKNILAMDQTVANLHKVEVPASWASPVVTAETKAMTEKPAYVQNILEPVNRLEGDNLTVGDLISNGMTSGAYPPGTAAYEKRGIALEVPEWISENCTMCNECAFVCPHAAIRPILTDEEEMESAPEGFMTREMRGKDGLRYRIQVSPMDCTGCNLCAETCPAKDKALVMKPFEEVAAKENPNWSFAINVKPKKNPGKKNTVPGSQFEQPLLEFSGACAGCGETPYVKLLTQMFGDRMMIANATGCSSIWGASAPATPYTVNDKGHGPAWGNSLLEDNAEYGYGMYLANQTMRKALNNKVTKALRDEAMSETLREALVNWQTQMDVSEDTRERAEALQLALLSEMEGKPVLESIYNDRELFIKRSQWMLGGDGWAYDIGFGGIDHVLASGEDVNIFVMDNEVYSNTGGQSSKATPTAAIAKFASGGKSVGKKDLGIMAMSYGNIYVAQIAMGANKRQTLKAIEEAEAYPGPSLIIAYTPCINHGISSGMKTMLSETQKAVECGYWSLYRYNPALEEKGKNPMTMDYKKVDFDQFEDFLKRETRYSALYKANPEVATKLSEKTRLDAEKRFKRYATMAGLDLEKILKKKEVAEEVKAPVDDERAARKAAREARKLAREQGK; encoded by the coding sequence ATGCGAAATAGAAAAACGATGGATGGAAACACGGCCGCAGCTTATATTTCTTATGCTTTTACTGAAGTTGCAGCAATCTATCCGATTACCCCTTCCTCCACCATGGCTGAACTCGTGGATGAATGGTCAGCAAAGAACAAGAAAAATTTATTCCATGAACCCGTAAAAGTAGTAGAAATGCAATCAGAAGCAGGAGCGGCAGGAACTGTTCACGGATCACTTCAAGCTGGCGCACTAACAAGCACATACACAGCGAGCCAAGGGTTACTTTTAATGATTCCTAATATGTACAAAATTGCCGGTGAACTATTGCCAACTGTTTTCCATGTTTCCGCAAGGACGATTTCGGCAGCCTCGCTAAATATTTTTGGCGACCATAGTGATGTGATGGCAGCGCGTCAAACAGGCTTTGCGATGTTAGCAGAAGGTTCCGTTCAAGAAGTAATGGACTTATCTGCGGTTGCTCATCTGGCTTCACTAAAAGGAAGTTTGCCATTTTTAAATTTCTTTGACGGCTTCCGGACAAGTCATGAATTACAAAAAGTCGAAGTACTCGAATATGACGAATTAGAAAATTTGCTCGACAAAGAAGCATTACAACAATTCCGAAATCGGGCGATGACACCAAATAATCCTAAAACATTAGGTTCGAATCAAAATCCAGATATCTTTTTCCAACAAAGAGAAACAGTGAACGGCTATTACGAGGATATCCCTAGCATTGTTCAAAATTATATGCAAGAAATCAATCAGCTTCGTGGCACGGATTATGACTTAGTAAATTATTACGGGGCAGAAGACGCAACAGATGTCATTGTAGCGATGGGCTCTGTAACACCGGTTATTGAGCAAGTTATTGACTACTTAACAACGCAAGGCAAGAAAGTAGGATTAATCAATATCCGTTTATATCGTCCTTTCCCAGCAGAAAACTTTTTAGCAAAACTACCGAAAACAGTAGAACGCGTCGCTGTTTTAGACCGGACGAAAGAGCCAGGATCAGGGGGCGAACCACTTTTACTTGATGTGCAAAGTGTGCTTTATGATTGTGAGACTCGTCCTCTAGTGATTGGCGGTAGATATGGCTTAGGTTCAAAAGATGTTACACCAGACCAGATTCTTGGTGTTTATTCGCACCTAACGACAGAAAAACCAAAACCACGCTTTACGATTGGAATTACGGATGATATTACCAACCTTTCTATTGAAAATACAGGACCAAGCGATTTAACTTCAGAAAAAACGTTCCAATGTAAATTCTGGGGATTTGGCTCAGATGGGACAGTTGGGGCGAATAAAGCCGCAATCAAAATTATTGGCGATAACACCGATTTATATGCTCAAGGTTACTTTTCCTATGATTCGAAAAAATCGGGCGGGCTAACCGTTTCGCATTTGCGCTTTGGTGAAAAACGAATTCGCTCAGCCTATCTAATCCAACAAGCAGATTTCGTTTCCTGTTCCACCTCGGCCTATTTACGTTCGTATGATTTATTAAAAGGTCTAAAACCAGGCGGAACCTTCTTACTCAATACTATTTGGGAAGGCGCGCAATTAGAACGCCATTTACCAGCTGCAATGCGCGAATATATTGCGAAAAATAATATTCAGTTTTATACGTTAAATGCGATGAGAATTGCGGGAGAAGCAGGACTTGGTAGAAGAATTAATACGATTATGCAAACAGCTTTTTTCCAAGTGACCGATATTTTACCGTTCGAAAAAGCACTTGCTGATTTAAAAGAGTCGGCTATCGCTACTTACGGAAAAAAAGATATGGCAGTTGCGGAGAAAAATATTCTCGCGATGGACCAAACTGTTGCTAATTTGCATAAAGTAGAAGTTCCTGCAAGCTGGGCAAGTCCAGTTGTAACAGCAGAAACAAAAGCAATGACTGAAAAACCAGCTTACGTACAAAATATCCTTGAGCCAGTGAATCGCTTAGAAGGCGACAACTTGACTGTTGGTGATTTAATTTCTAATGGTATGACAAGTGGTGCGTATCCTCCGGGAACTGCTGCTTATGAAAAACGCGGAATTGCGCTCGAAGTCCCGGAATGGATTTCTGAAAACTGTACGATGTGTAATGAATGTGCCTTTGTTTGTCCGCATGCTGCCATTCGTCCAATTTTAACAGATGAAGAAGAAATGGAATCTGCTCCAGAAGGCTTTATGACACGTGAAATGCGCGGCAAAGATGGCCTTCGTTACCGTATCCAAGTTTCTCCGATGGACTGCACTGGTTGTAACTTATGTGCGGAAACGTGTCCGGCGAAAGACAAAGCACTCGTAATGAAACCATTTGAAGAAGTGGCAGCTAAAGAAAATCCGAATTGGTCGTTTGCGATTAATGTGAAACCGAAGAAAAATCCTGGGAAGAAAAATACTGTACCGGGAAGCCAATTTGAACAACCGTTACTAGAGTTCTCTGGAGCTTGTGCAGGTTGCGGTGAAACTCCTTATGTTAAGTTATTAACGCAAATGTTCGGCGATCGGATGATGATTGCTAATGCCACTGGTTGTTCCTCGATTTGGGGCGCATCTGCACCGGCAACGCCTTATACTGTTAATGATAAAGGGCACGGACCAGCATGGGGCAATTCCCTTTTAGAAGATAACGCAGAATACGGTTATGGTATGTATTTAGCAAACCAAACCATGCGAAAAGCTTTAAACAATAAAGTGACAAAAGCGCTCAGGGACGAAGCCATGTCAGAAACGTTACGCGAGGCGCTTGTTAACTGGCAAACGCAAATGGATGTTTCAGAAGATACACGAGAACGAGCAGAAGCATTACAACTTGCGCTTCTTAGTGAGATGGAAGGAAAACCTGTGCTTGAATCCATTTATAATGACCGAGAATTATTTATTAAACGATCGCAGTGGATGCTTGGAGGCGACGGCTGGGCTTATGATATTGGCTTCGGCGGAATTGATCATGTTTTAGCATCAGGCGAAGATGTGAATATTTTCGTAATGGATAATGAAGTATATTCCAATACAGGCGGACAATCGTCGAAAGCTACACCAACTGCTGCGATTGCCAAATTTGCTTCAGGTGGGAAATCTGTCGGCAAAAAAGATCTTGGCATTATGGCGATGAGTTACGGAAATATCTATGTGGCGCAAATTGCGATGGGGGCGAACAAACGTCAAACCTTAAAAGCCATTGAAGAAGCAGAGGCATATCCAGGTCCATCACTAATTATTGCTTATACGCCTTGTATTAATCACGGTATTTCAAGTGGTATGAAAACAATGCTAAGTGAAACGCAAAAAGCAGTGGAATGCGGCTACTGGAGTTTGTATCGTTATAATCCAGCACTAGAAGAAAAAGGGAAAAACCCAATGACAATGGATTATAAAAAAGTCGATTTCGATCAATTCGAAGACTTCCTAAAACGCGAAACACGATACTCAGCGCTCTATAAAGCAAATCCGGAAGTTGCTACAAAACTATCCGAAAAAACCCGTTTAGATGCAGAAAAACGCTTTAAACGCTATGCGACGATGGCTGGGCTTGATTTAGAGAAAATTTTAAAGAAAAAAGAAGTAGCGGAAGAAGTGAAAGCACCTGTGGATGATGAGCGGGCAGCTAGAAAAGCTGCGCGTGAGGCTAGAAAATTAGCCCGGGAGCAAGGGAAATAA
- a CDS encoding Na/Pi cotransporter family protein has product MGDINIQQMIFQFIGGLGIFLFGIKYMGDGLQMAAGDRLRDILDKYTTNPFMGVLAGILVTVLIQSSSGTTVLTVGLVSAGFMTLKQAIGVIMGANIGTTVTAFIIGIKLSEYSLPIIAVGAVLLFFFKNHKVKNIGQVFFGFGALFYGLDLMGQGMKPLAGMESFHELTAQMSTNPFLGLLIGTIFTAVVQSSSATIGILQELYGQGAIDLQAALPVLFGDNIGTTITAVLAAIGASVAAKRAAATHVIFNLIGAVIFMLILPLFTALVSYLQGLFGLNPEMTIAVAHGTFNITNTFIQFWFIGAFAWLVTKLIPGDDSRIDYKTKHLDTNLIDQSPGIALEMAREETLRMADYAKFGLQEARQYLVNRESKHAESTIQVEEAVNNLDRKITEYLTKISSVALTNNETEEHALMLDTVRDIERVGDHMENIVENIDQLIKNKAKMSEEASEQLIEMFEMTTANFERAVKAMHKKDRTLAEETILVEKDIDKAERRLRKNHIRRLNEGKCQVVSGILYIDIVSDLERIGDHANNIAESVLELNE; this is encoded by the coding sequence ATGGGAGACATAAATATTCAGCAGATGATTTTTCAATTTATCGGAGGACTTGGAATTTTCCTTTTCGGTATAAAATACATGGGAGACGGACTGCAAATGGCAGCCGGCGATAGACTCCGTGATATTTTAGATAAGTACACAACGAATCCTTTTATGGGTGTACTTGCCGGGATTTTAGTTACTGTATTAATTCAAAGTAGCTCAGGTACAACTGTTTTGACGGTCGGACTAGTAAGTGCCGGATTTATGACGTTAAAACAAGCAATTGGTGTTATCATGGGGGCGAACATCGGAACAACCGTTACCGCCTTTATTATTGGGATTAAGCTATCCGAATACTCTTTACCAATAATTGCTGTTGGTGCAGTACTTTTATTCTTCTTTAAAAATCATAAAGTGAAAAATATTGGCCAAGTATTCTTTGGTTTTGGTGCCTTATTTTATGGACTAGATTTGATGGGGCAAGGGATGAAACCTCTTGCTGGAATGGAATCTTTCCATGAATTAACTGCTCAAATGAGTACGAATCCATTTTTAGGTTTGCTAATCGGAACGATCTTCACGGCAGTTGTGCAGTCATCGAGTGCGACTATCGGGATTTTACAAGAATTATATGGGCAAGGTGCGATTGATCTTCAAGCGGCCTTACCGGTTCTATTCGGTGACAATATCGGAACAACCATCACAGCTGTTCTTGCAGCGATTGGTGCGAGTGTAGCCGCGAAACGTGCAGCAGCGACACATGTTATCTTTAACTTAATCGGTGCCGTCATTTTCATGCTGATACTTCCGTTATTTACCGCACTGGTTTCCTACTTACAAGGACTGTTTGGACTAAATCCAGAAATGACGATTGCCGTCGCGCACGGGACATTTAATATTACGAATACCTTTATTCAATTCTGGTTTATCGGTGCATTTGCATGGCTTGTTACGAAGCTTATTCCAGGTGACGACTCGCGAATTGATTATAAAACCAAACATTTGGATACGAATTTAATTGACCAATCTCCTGGTATCGCTCTTGAAATGGCACGTGAAGAAACACTACGTATGGCGGATTACGCGAAATTTGGGTTGCAAGAAGCGAGACAATATCTTGTGAACCGGGAATCGAAGCATGCGGAATCGACCATTCAAGTGGAAGAAGCTGTAAATAATTTAGACCGAAAAATCACCGAGTATTTAACGAAAATTTCTTCCGTGGCCTTGACGAACAACGAGACAGAAGAGCACGCATTAATGCTTGATACCGTTCGTGATATTGAACGCGTTGGTGATCACATGGAGAATATCGTAGAAAATATCGATCAACTAATTAAAAATAAAGCGAAAATGTCTGAAGAAGCTTCCGAGCAACTTATCGAAATGTTTGAGATGACAACCGCGAATTTTGAACGTGCAGTGAAAGCGATGCACAAAAAAGATCGCACACTTGCAGAAGAAACTATTTTAGTAGAAAAAGATATTGATAAAGCAGAGCGCCGATTACGCAAAAATCATATTCGCCGCTTAAACGAAGGCAAATGCCAAGTCGTTAGCGGAATTCTATACATTGATATCGTCAGTGATTTAGAACGAATTGGTGACCACGCGAATAACATTGCTGAATCTGTTTTAGAATTAAACGAATAA